TCTTAAGgatagagagggaggagggtgatTGGCCAGGTAGACTGCCGCTGCATAGTGTTATATAATCTTCATCTCCTCGGCTTTACCCAGCCAAATCTATTGTACGTTCTGTACAGTCTGCGCTGCACAAAGAaatatgaggaaaagagaaaagtaaagcgAGGCTACAGTCCTGGCTTCACGAGTGACTGAGAATTGTGCTTAGCGGAATATACCCTGTAGAAATAGTTCACAGTAGGCATATAAAACATAGCGCTTCCCAGCACAGGGCTTAGCATGTCGATTCACCTGCTAAATATGTGTTACAAAAGCGAGGCTAGATGCAGTGAAGTGAAATGTAACTCCTCCCTTTGCGTGTGTCTGTGTAATTGCTGTCTAGGAATCCCCGTCAGAAGTTCCAGCCTGCCGCTGTTCTCTGATGCCATGCCAGCCCCGACTCAACTGTTTTTCCCTCTGATCCGGAACTGTGAGCTGAGCAGAATCTCCGGCACCGCGTGTTACTGCCACCACAGACACCTGTGCTGCTCGGCGCCGTACCTCGCGCAGAGTCGCCTGCGGTACGCGCCGCACCCGGCGTACGCTACCTTCTGCCGCCCGAAGGAGAGCTGGTGGCAGTACAGCCAGGGACGGAGATACGCTTCCACGCCGCAGAAATTTTACCTCACCCCGCCACAGGTCAACAGCATCCTGAAAGCTAATGAGTACAGTTTCAAAGTGCCAGAATTCGATGGCAAAAACGTCAGTTCTGTCCTTGGATTTGACAGCAATCAGCTGCCTGCAAATGCGCCCATCGAGGACCGGAGAAGCGCCGCCACCTGCTTGCAGACCAGAGGGATGCTTTTGGGGGTTTTCGACGGCCATGCGGGCTGCGCTTGCTCCCAGGCAGTCAGTGAGAGACTCTTTTATTATATTGCCGTGTCTCTGTTACCCCATGAGACTTTGCTAGAGATTGAAAACGCAGTAGAGAGCGGCCGGGCACTGCTGCCCATTCTGCAGTGGCACAAGCACCCCAATGATTACTTCAGTAAGGAGGCATCCAAACTGTATTTCAACAGCTTGAGGACTTACTGGCAAGAACTTATAGACCTCAACACTGGGGAGTCTACTGATATCGATGTCAAGGAGGCTTTAATTAATGCTTTCAAGAGGCTTGACAATGACATCTCTTTGGAGGCTCAAGTTGGTGATCCCAATTCTTTCCTCAACTACCTGGTGCTCCGAGTGGCATTTTCTGGGGCCACCGCTTGTGTGGCCCACGTAGATGGTGTTGACCTTCATGTGGCCAATACTGGCGATAGCAGAGCCATGCTGGGTGTGCAGGAAGAGGATGGCTCTTGGTCAGCAGTCACTCTCTCTAATGaccacaatgctcagaatgaAAGAGAACTGGAACGGCTGAAATTGGAACACCCAAAGAATGAAGCCAAGAGTGTGGTGAAACAGGATCGGCTTCTTGGCTTGCTGATGCCGTTTAGGGCTTTTGGAGACGTAAAGTTCAAATGGAGCATTGACCTTCAAAAGAGGGTGATAGAATCAGGCCCAGACCAGTTGAACGACAATGAATATACCAAGTTTATCCCTCCTAATTATTACACGCCTCCTTATCTCACTGCTGAGCCAGAGGTCACTTACCACCGATTAAGGCCACAGGATAAGTTTCTAGTGTTGGCTACTGATGGGCTCTGGGAGACGATGCACAGGCAGGATGTGGTTAGGATTGTGGGCGAGTACCTGACGGGCATGCATCACCAACAGCCAATAGCTGTTGGCGGCTACAAGGTGACTCTAGGACAGATGCATGGCCTTTTAACAGAGAGGAGAGCCAAGATGTCCTCGGTATTCGAGGACCAGAACGCAGCAACGCATCTCATTCGTCACGCAGTGGGCAACAACGAGTTTGGGACCGTTGATCACGAGCGCCTCTCCAAAATGCTTAGTCTTCCTGAGGAGCTGGCTCGGATGTACCGAGACGACATTACAATCATTGTGGTTCAGTTCAATTCTCATGTGGTAGGGGCATATCAAAACCAAGAATAGTGAGTGCATCTTTCCCTGGCAGTTCCCAAATGAAAGAGATTTCAAGGGCAGATAGATTTGTAAAAGATACTAAGATAATAAACATTTCCAGTGGGTCATTCTCAGCATTTACCCATTTGATACTCCAGCTGGTCAGATACTCCCAATTGGCTTTGCAGCAGGGTGGCAGGGTCACAAGAGTCTCCTTCTGCCTAGCTTGGACCTCACAGCACCTGCATGCGTGGCAAGTCAGTTCCTTGTTGCAAATGTCTTGTGACATTGGCTTCTTTTATCAATCTGAGAAAATCAAGTTGCCCTGGCAAGTAGGATCTTGACTAGGCCTAAAGCCAGGATCTTGCTGGGCGTAATCTCTTGGTAAAAGGGAAGAAACATTACTGTTCACACCTGCAGACCCTTTTCGTCACTAAGATTCCAGTGTACATGAGAATGTTTATTTACTGCATGATTTCCTAGATATACGATCTATGCATTattcatataaatttattttagccTGAAGTGGTTTTCAAATCCAGTACTTTAAGCCATAAATGACTGAGAACCAAGCAATCTGAATTTGTAAGCGTTTGTGATTATTTGACTGGAATGCttcttaaatggaaaaacaaactctactcccttccccacccctggtGACCTAACGTAATCAAGATAGTTTCTGTTCTGCCACATACTTGAAGACGacaatgtttttggttttgtccaCTCTTACAttgatgttaaagaaaaaaagagtttttttagtttgtagtaatgaaatgatttcatttcatttcgttTGAAATAAGATGCAGAGTAAAAAGAAGAGACTGTTCCATCCTTGTCCTCTGTAACCACCAGCACAGTCATGCTTATCTCGTAACGCCCAACGGCTTGGCATGCCGCGTGCAGTGGGTAGACTGCTGCCAGGAAATCATACTGTCCATTCAGTAGTGATAAGAATGTTCCCCACTTGTGGAATTTCAAGGCtgacatatataaaataagttgAAATATCAAATTGGGGAGGAAGGtttaattctacttctgggtgttgaggccagggagggagtttttgtttttcccccacaTAAACATAGGCCAGTTGAAATATTTGGTTTAAAAACGACTAAATGCTTTAAACGTATTGTAGCTTATAAATAGAAATCTTAAGATATATACACAAGAAGTTTTAAAAGGTAACTGTCGTGCATGCCTGATGCTTAATAGATCCCTTAGTAGCATCAAGTGTTGTTTGCAGCAGTCTCTGTGATTACATGCAGTCCCTTCTAATGCTGTATCaaagtacatgaaaataaatatattcaaattggCTTTTTGGGAGCTTATTTGATATGCATCAAATGGCATTTGTCCTGTGTTTAATGGTGATCTGTACAGCTGTGCGTATATTTTCATCACTTATTCTAGCATGACTGTTAAAAGAATGGCTGTGACTATGTTCGACATTcacatagattttaaaacaacacaTGATTGGCTTTCCCTTGTACAATTCGTTGAGGGGTTTTGGGAGTCCTTCCAATTTCTGTAGAATATGAACTAGCTGTTCAAGGACTTCCTCTGGACTGTGGATGCTAAAGTGATGTGGAACTGATGGTAAAACTTGTTCCAGTGGAAAAACAGACTCAGGCACATTGTAGCTCAGAGCAGCATATCATGTTTGTTTTctgagttttgttgtttttttttttctttcccccacttTTCCCCTTAATTCAGCTTGGAACTTTTCTTCCAGGCAGCATTTTGGAAGGGGGAAGGctgtactatatatttatttctaaatgttttgaCAGATGTCatcttttaattgaaatatatgtAGACTGCTGTATCAATTAAAACCCGTTTTCAGGctactattttaatttctcttgaatACTGCCACTGAAGAGTTCCATATTATTATATACTTAATAGTCTCGTCTCTTTTTAGTACAGTATATATAAATTCAGTTTCCAGTGGTCACAATCAAAATAGTAATTATCTTGCACAAGAAACTTGGTCTGCAGTCCAAAAGCTGGTCTACTCTCTAGAAATGAAAGCGCAGTGTGGAGTTGACattgtggaaataaaaataattggatCTTAGAAACTTGAATGTACTATCATCTAAAAGCAGTTGTGACTTTACTGTAATTGGTTGTCACTGTGATGTGATATGTAGAATTAAAGTGAAGAATGTATGTAAACTTTCATTGTATTTAGCCTTTCTTAAActtctttttattatggaaacttTCTAATGTGTATCAacctatgtatttatatttaatcagTGGCTCATGATATTTATAATACGCCCTTAACAAAGTGGAATGGTGGTATGTTTCACCGTACTTGGTAAAAAAACCTGTGTCTTTTAAAAGATGTATCTCTACGAAGACATGTGAAAAGTTTATAGTATTGGTCACAGAAATGCCCACAGTGAATTAAAGCTTCATATCTGCTTTCTGAATGGCCTGTGTTGGTTTTTAATAATAGTAAGATTTATTAGATGCTTTCTACAACAGTAGATTATACTTAACTTTAGAATCCAGTAGATGattagtacttaaaaaaaaaacaccccacataTAACTTACATTcaataaaatgcacagattttaaatgtatagtttgGGATTTGGTGACTGCAACCCCAATAAAGATACACAACTTTTCTATTACAGAAAATTCCCTCATGCCCCTTTCCAGTTCATCCTTATACACCTAACTATTCTGACTTCTACCACCGTAGGTTAGTGTTGCTTATTCTAGAAATTcacataagtgaaataatatgtaCTCTTGTTCAGTTTTTTGAGATTCATTATGTCTTTGAGCATATTCATAGTCTATTACCAAGTAACATTCTATCATATGAATAGATCACAATTTATCCATTGTTGATGGATGTTATCAGCACCCCCGTCCTCTTTAAAACCAGCCTTTAGATTAGCAGTTGTCAGGAGTACTTTTGTTGAAGTGTGGCTGTAACTTTGCAAATAAAATTACAGGTGAGGTTTATGTTCCATACCTCAAAGAcaggactttttaaagaaatgcccttttaaaaagtgatgacAATCTTTCATGGGGAAAATTTGCAGGGATTAAGGAGTGGTCATTTGCTGTTGACCTCCTGTACCTCTCCCACTGAGAATTTTGTTGAGTTAATTAAGTTCATTAAGTGGTTGGGCTAATGACTATTCtgtaagaaaaaggcaaattatgCCTTGGTCTTTGATGGTCTTGGTTTATCAGTCAAAGCACCCGCCTGCGGGTTGTTAGCTTTGCCCTTGGGTATAGCAAGAGTGTGGAGGTAATTCTATTACCCCTGGTCAGTAGTTCCCATACCTTTTTCATAAGCAATAACTTCAAAAGCTGAGTCCTAGACAAGCTGGGTAAATGAAGACATCTTAATGGCATCTGAATTGAGTTGTTACAGTAGGAAgatcttttcctttgttcttttcagaCTTGACTTTGAGAGCCAAGCTTAGTCCTACTAAATCCTCTCTGCCCACTTCTTATGACAAAATGTATAACTTAGATTGAATCCCAACAGTATATAGCATTGTTTTCTAAAGAGCTCTTAAGTTACAAGTCTTCTAAGTGAATATATTAAGAATGATAAAATTCATGTATTTCATGTGCCATTAATAATTATCCAATACACGTATTTTAAGGACCCACACAATTTAGGCTTGATTATTTAGCAATATTTAGGTTCATAAAATGTGCACATACATGGTTTTAAATTGTTCTAATAATTTTTGAACTTTATCTTCTTCATCCCTCAGGATTTTCCATTTTCTAAGGGGAGGGCCTAtgggttttgtttctctttttgagCCAACACCATATGAATATAAAGTGGATGTTCAGCATTCACTTTATTTTGCATAAATGATACGCCATCAAAACACCAACCTGGGTGAACTTTAAGTTGAAGTTCTGTCCTTCATTCATCAGATGTTAAGTTCTCAGTCCAGATGCAGAGAAATAATTTATTCCTGTAGCTATAGTTTCATTTGATAGTTAATATTCAATGATTTCTAAAACCAGTTTTCTCAAAAGGACTTTGCTTAGTGATATTTTTTCTTGCTCCAAATGATTTCTTACCTAGTTTCCTGTTGCAAAGAACtcctatttaaaagaaagaaagtgccAAATTACCAATGAGCCCCTTCACAAGTTTAGCCCTCCAGGGGAGATGGCTTCCTGTATCAAAGGGGAGAGATATCAAAGACTCAATTGTCAAATGAGTCATTTGGACCCAAAAAGCTAATTTAGATCCCCCAGTAAAACTTGGTTAAATGTTCCCCAGCCAACCCTTGATCCCTGGTGCTCCATATGCCATgtgcacagaatgggagaagcgTTCCTGGGAGGGCCCACTAAGAACCGTAGCTGCTGTTTGAAAGTATTGGACACCTAGCCTCAGAAGGACTATTTCCTCTTGGTTCATCTTTACCACCCCAtggggtggaagggagagagggttTCCCATCTAAGACCTTGCCCTAAGGCTCACACTTCTCTGCTTTTCTAAGCCATCCTTAATTCACTGACTGGCCTGCTGCACACACTCGACCAAACCGTACAACCGAATTTTACTACAGTGCAAGGAGTTTAGTGATCACATTCAGCCTTTCAGAAACCTCAAACCTTGGGCACTGAGCAAAAACAAGCAGCCGGGAAGAATCAAGTGAAGATTGTATCTCTCCTGCGATGATTACTCAGTTTgtctccttgaaggacaggaaccGTGATTGGCTGGCAGTGTTGTCTAGAAGGCCAGCCTTCTGGCAGGAAGGCTCGAGAAGAATGGGAAATCTGACAAGAGAcctgagaggagggagaaaaagggagagaaggaagagaatggtGTCAGCAATCTCAGTAGTGATTAGAGGCTGTCATGGGGGCAGGGAACATCAGATCCTCTGACACCTTGGACCAGTGACAGGAGCGAaagcaaagcagaggaaaggcaGCAGTGAGCTGAACAGTAGTGAGCTAAAGATTTGAAACATTTTTGAGCCTTTATGAAATCGTGTATTTTATGCTAGGACAGCAGCCGTTGGAATGCAAAACAGTTTCCATTAGCATGGCCATTTCGTCTCAGCTCATTAgataagatggaaaaagaaaagtctttgaaACGGACCGTATGCAAAGGGATCTGCGGTGCCTAGCTGGACAGTCTTCTCAAAAGGACTTTGCTTAGTGATATTTTTTCTTGCTCCAAATCTGGGCACAGGTTAAACAGCTTAATTTAGCCTGACGAAAACAGACTGGATCATTGAGTCCTGGTGTCAGGAGAAATAGAGCTGCGAGACTGAGCAGACCAGAGAGCGCGCATTACTAGAGCACGCATGTGCTCCTGTCTGATGCCTGTGGCTCTTGCTTAGAGGGGCTAAGATGGCATCAGGTCTAACCAGAAAGCGCACTGACCTCGCAGCCAGAGCAATACTAACAGTAACCACAACTACTGtttcttgagcacttactatgcgcCAGGTCCTGTGGAAAGTACGctacatatattttctcatttaattcttgtgTTGGCTAGTCTGTTTGGCCCCTTAACCTCTTCTCTAAACCATCATGCTGCCGGATCTCTCCATAGAACCAGAATGATCTCTTCGGGATTGAGCAGACCTGAGGACTAGCGAGTGGCCATAAGTATGTGACCCTTCGAGAAGCAGAGGCAAAGGTCCTCAGAAAAAGCAAAGATTGATGCAGCCCAGCAGTCAGTCTAGCACATAAAGAATGGAGCCACCCACAGATGGATGGGGTGTGCCAAGTGAGGGCATAGACAAAACTGTAGTTTTATAGGTTAGAACCAGATGTGTCTCTCCCTTAGCAGGGCATTCCAGTATCCAGGTATGCAGTTTCTCAGCTCTTCAGtttatttgttgaaatatttgttaaaatctaTTATAGTGTAGGCACTAAGGGTAGGTGTTGAGGGTAAAAAGTAGagtctgccttcaaggagctcaccTTTTGCTTGGAAAGTTGCAtgtgtaaaaaaataattaccctTGAGTAAGAATGGTtcagaaatggaaacaaataaaagttCCAACAATAATCCAGAAAAGAGAGTAATTAACCTTATCCTGGTGTGCCAAAGGCATAAGGTAGGCCCTGGGGACTCAAGGAAATTTCATTAAAAGGGACAATGCTTGAGCAGAGATTTGAAAGGTGAAAAGTTTCCTAGGCAGAAAAGGACCTGGAATGACATTCCTGGAAGAAGGAGAGCATGTGTCAAGGCACAGAAACATGGAAACGTACTGTGTGTTTGAAGATCTCTGAGGACCTTTAGTATGTCTAGAACATTCAGTGTGAGCGAGGACCATGGTCAGAGATGAGGTAGAAAGATAGGAACTGCAGAAAAAAGCTGTAAGTAAATACACAGTGACTGCAGCACCCTTGCAGCCAGTATATGTTTAAAGACAGAACTAGTTGAGAAGGTAAATACTGGCTGAGATAATCGGGATGCAAGAGTTGCTGGGAGCAGGAGTAAGAGGTAGCAGTACAAAACAAGGTCAGCCAGAGCCAGGCCAGGCTGAAATCTGGCTTCTAGTCACTTATAGGTGGGAGACTTGACTAATTCTAAATCAGGTAAGATAGGTGGTTAAGCAAGAGAACATCTGCATAATTTACATATTGCCATTAGTCATTCAGTGTCTACAGTGACATTTAGTAACCTGGTATGTAAACTTAGTATGTTTAGCTCAAACAATCATATTTTCATTCCTCTCAATCCCTTGGGCATCATAATGCAGGATCACTGAACTCAGGTTTGGGGCAACTTGACAACTGAACTTGGGTGACCTAAATAGCCACTCTTCAAAGTCTCAGACCATTATATGTGGATGGCATTGCCAGCCACCAATTTGTTCAGTCCCATCAAGCAAGTGTTTCTTGGCCATCTTCATTGTTTAGAATACTTGCAGTATTTGGTAACCAGCCTCTAAGGTGGCTCCCAATGATCCCCGCCTCCTTGTATTTACACCCTGTATAATCTGCTCCCAGCTTTGGTTGATGTGACCAATAGAACACAGCAGGTGTGATGGGGTGTCCCTCCTGAAATTGCATTATAAAAGGCACCACAGTTTCTGTCTTGATCATTCTCACTCTTTCTTTTGGATTACTCACTCTGCAAGAAGCCATGATAAGAGCAGCCTTATAGAGAGGCCCCTGTGGAAAGGTACTGAGACCTCTTGCCAACAGTCACATGCTTGAACTTGGGAGcagatctcatttctttttttaaaaaacttatttttatttaaattcaattaacatatagtgtattattggtttcagagatagaggtcagtgattcataagtcttgtataacacccagtactcattatatcatgtgccctccttaatgtccatcacccagttactgcatcccccaccccctcccctcagcaGCTCTCAGTtggtttcctatgattaagagtctcttatggtttgtctccctctctgatttcttcttgttttatttttttctctcttcccctatgatcctctgttttgtttcttaagttccacgtATCagcgagatcatatgataactgtctttctttgattgacttatttcctttagcttaataccctccagttccatccacatcattgcaaacagcaagatgtccttttttgatggctgagtagtattccattgtatatatctgccacatcttctttatccattcaactgtcgATAGACATCTAAgctcttcccacagtttggctattgtggacattgctgctataaacattggcatATCTTGCAGACCCAGTCAAGTCTCCAAAGGCTACAACCCTGGCTAACAGCATGACTACAAGCTCACGAGAGAACCTGGGCTAGTAGaatgactgttctcaaattcTTAATCCtcagaaactgtgagaaataactgtTCATTGTTTTAGACACAAAGATTTGAAGTAATTTGTTATACTCTTGAGAATCGTACATTTGGTTACACAGACATTGCTCATTCAACTCTTTCCTGAAAATGTGATATCTCTAACTTGAATATTATCTGGTAAACAAGGTGTGCAATGACCAAAGAAGTCATGTGTTTAAAAGTCACTTgggctaaaacaaacaaacaaacaaacaacccagaaTGAAAAAGGGAGATACATCTATATGCAGTCTTATGAAAAGATTTCTGAGATATAATGAGTGAAAAAATTGAGTTGTATAATATCCCATTTATGTTTGATTATTCCaagcctaatttaaaaataaatttaaggctttatttttatcttatagaCAATAAGAGGTGCTCATtgtggaaaattagaaaatacacatGAGCAGACATAATGAACAGATAATCAAGTTCAGCCATTATATTGCTAATCAGTGATAATAATTATTAACAACTCAGTGTATATCAAGAAACAGTATAACATAGTAGAACTAACACTGGCTTAGAAACAGGTTTCCCTAGTTATGTGTCTCCAATTGATCACTTCCTCTTGatgcctcagattcctcatctataaaatggagataacaatgATACTTTCTTCATAGGCTTTTTATAAGAATTATGTAGAATAATGTATACAAATACTCTGGGAGCTGTTTTTGCTATTATCCTTCCAGATcttttgatacacatatatacatttaaaataaaatcagattgtACACATTGATTTTTAGCCTGTTTGTCCACTTAATAATATATGATGTATCTTTttagatatcccatgttcatgaattggaaggattGATATcactaaaatgtccatactacccgaAACAATCTATGgattaatgtaatccctatcaaaattccaacaacATTTtctctagaaatagaaaaaaacaatcctaaaattcaaatggaatcacaaaagaccctcaaagccaaagcaatcttgagcaagaagaacaaagctggaggcatcacacttcctgatttcaataTATATTACCAAACTAGTAATCAGAACAATActgtactggcataaaaacatacatataaactcatgaaacagaatagaggccagaaataaatccatgaataTATAGTCAACTGACCTTCAATGAGGGTGCCGAGAACACACAATATAGAAAGGagaatctcttcaataaatggttatGGGGAAATTGGTTATGTACATGTGAAGGATGAAATTGGACCCTTGTCTTACAACACATACAAAAGccaactaaaaatggattaagaacTTAAGCATAAGACCTGGAACTGtgaaactgctagaagaaaacaaggagaaaagcttttcttgacattggtctgAGCAGTGATGTTTTTGCATATGTGTTCCCCAAAGtataagcaacaaaagcaaaaacagacaaatgggattgcttctccctctgcccctcctcccactcattctctcaacctttctctctctctcaaataaaaaaataaaatcttaaaaaataataaaagtggaactaccatatga
This genomic window from Ursus arctos isolate Adak ecotype North America unplaced genomic scaffold, UrsArc2.0 scaffold_6, whole genome shotgun sequence contains:
- the PDP1 gene encoding pyruvate dehyrogenase phosphatase catalytic subunit 1 isoform X1, encoding MCVCPGPRRIGIPVRSSSLPLFSDAMPAPTQLFFPLIRNCELSRISGTACYCHHRHLCCSAPYLAQSRLRYAPHPAYATFCRPKESWWQYSQGRRYASTPQKFYLTPPQVNSILKANEYSFKVPEFDGKNVSSVLGFDSNQLPANAPIEDRRSAATCLQTRGMLLGVFDGHAGCACSQAVSERLFYYIAVSLLPHETLLEIENAVESGRALLPILQWHKHPNDYFSKEASKLYFNSLRTYWQELIDLNTGESTDIDVKEALINAFKRLDNDISLEAQVGDPNSFLNYLVLRVAFSGATACVAHVDGVDLHVANTGDSRAMLGVQEEDGSWSAVTLSNDHNAQNERELERLKLEHPKNEAKSVVKQDRLLGLLMPFRAFGDVKFKWSIDLQKRVIESGPDQLNDNEYTKFIPPNYYTPPYLTAEPEVTYHRLRPQDKFLVLATDGLWETMHRQDVVRIVGEYLTGMHHQQPIAVGGYKVTLGQMHGLLTERRAKMSSVFEDQNAATHLIRHAVGNNEFGTVDHERLSKMLSLPEELARMYRDDITIIVVQFNSHVVGAYQNQE
- the PDP1 gene encoding pyruvate dehyrogenase phosphatase catalytic subunit 1 isoform X2, which encodes MPAPTQLFFPLIRNCELSRISGTACYCHHRHLCCSAPYLAQSRLRYAPHPAYATFCRPKESWWQYSQGRRYASTPQKFYLTPPQVNSILKANEYSFKVPEFDGKNVSSVLGFDSNQLPANAPIEDRRSAATCLQTRGMLLGVFDGHAGCACSQAVSERLFYYIAVSLLPHETLLEIENAVESGRALLPILQWHKHPNDYFSKEASKLYFNSLRTYWQELIDLNTGESTDIDVKEALINAFKRLDNDISLEAQVGDPNSFLNYLVLRVAFSGATACVAHVDGVDLHVANTGDSRAMLGVQEEDGSWSAVTLSNDHNAQNERELERLKLEHPKNEAKSVVKQDRLLGLLMPFRAFGDVKFKWSIDLQKRVIESGPDQLNDNEYTKFIPPNYYTPPYLTAEPEVTYHRLRPQDKFLVLATDGLWETMHRQDVVRIVGEYLTGMHHQQPIAVGGYKVTLGQMHGLLTERRAKMSSVFEDQNAATHLIRHAVGNNEFGTVDHERLSKMLSLPEELARMYRDDITIIVVQFNSHVVGAYQNQE